A single genomic interval of Zobellia nedashkovskayae harbors:
- the radA gene encoding DNA repair protein RadA has translation MAKTKTAFFCQNCGTQYAKWVGQCSACKEWNTVVEEVVQKEEKTSWKASTTTVKKIAKPLRVNEISTDKELRLDTFDLEFNRVLGGGLVPGALVLLGGEPGVGKSTLLLQIALKLPYKTLYVSGEESQKQIKMRADRIHPNSETCFILTETKTQNIFKQIETTEPDIVVIDSIQTLHSDYIESAAGSISQVRECTAELIKFAKETNTPVILIGHITKDGSIAGPKILEHMVDTVLQFEGDRNYVYRILRALKNRFGSTAELGIYEMLGGGLRQVNNPSEILISKNDEGLSGTAIASTIEGMRPLMIEIQALVSTAVYGTPQRSTTGYNAKRLNMLLAVLEKRAGFKLGAKDVFLNITGGISVDDPAIDLAVVAAILSSNEDIPIEKGVCFAAEVGLAGEIRPVQRVDQRISEAEKLGFTSIYVSKNNKITLKNSKIEVHLISRIEDMFNSLFG, from the coding sequence ATGGCCAAAACAAAAACAGCTTTTTTCTGCCAGAACTGTGGCACTCAATACGCCAAATGGGTGGGACAATGTTCTGCTTGCAAAGAATGGAACACCGTAGTTGAAGAAGTCGTTCAAAAGGAAGAAAAAACAAGTTGGAAGGCAAGTACTACAACGGTCAAAAAAATAGCAAAACCCTTACGTGTTAATGAAATTAGCACGGACAAAGAGCTTAGACTAGACACATTTGATTTAGAATTCAACCGTGTTTTAGGCGGCGGACTAGTACCTGGAGCTTTAGTTTTACTTGGCGGCGAACCTGGAGTTGGAAAAAGCACCTTGCTTTTACAGATCGCTCTTAAACTTCCCTATAAAACTCTTTACGTTTCTGGGGAAGAAAGTCAAAAACAGATTAAAATGCGGGCAGATAGAATTCACCCGAACAGCGAAACCTGTTTTATACTTACAGAAACCAAGACCCAAAACATCTTTAAACAAATAGAAACCACGGAACCGGATATAGTTGTTATCGATTCCATCCAAACACTACATTCAGATTACATAGAGTCTGCTGCAGGAAGCATCTCTCAAGTACGTGAGTGTACTGCAGAACTCATCAAATTTGCCAAAGAAACCAACACACCAGTTATTCTAATTGGCCATATTACCAAAGATGGTTCCATTGCAGGACCCAAAATCTTGGAACACATGGTTGATACCGTATTACAGTTCGAAGGCGATAGAAACTACGTATACCGAATCCTTAGAGCTTTAAAAAACCGTTTTGGATCAACGGCAGAATTAGGTATTTATGAAATGTTAGGTGGCGGGCTAAGACAAGTTAACAACCCTTCTGAAATACTGATTTCTAAAAATGATGAAGGATTAAGTGGCACTGCCATTGCATCTACCATAGAAGGCATGCGCCCATTAATGATAGAAATCCAAGCTTTGGTAAGTACAGCCGTTTATGGTACGCCACAGCGCTCTACTACAGGCTACAATGCTAAGCGTCTAAATATGCTGTTGGCCGTTCTTGAAAAGCGGGCTGGTTTTAAATTAGGAGCAAAAGATGTCTTTTTGAATATTACTGGTGGAATTTCAGTTGATGACCCAGCTATTGACTTAGCAGTAGTTGCGGCCATTCTATCCAGCAATGAAGATATTCCCATTGAAAAGGGCGTCTGTTTTGCTGCAGAGGTTGGTCTTGCAGGTGAAATACGGCCAGTACAACGGGTAGACCAACGTATTTCTGAAGCTGAAAAACTGGGTTTCACTTCTATTTATGTTTCTAAGAATAATAAAATTACCTTAAAAAATTCAAAAATAGAAGTGCATCTTATCTCAAGAATAGAAGATATGTTCAACTCTCTTTTTGGCTAA